Proteins encoded together in one Bradyrhizobium sp. CB82 window:
- a CDS encoding class II aldolase/adducin family protein encodes MAASLGIADEERRCAFSVAGRPEIDALREMFEEERDMGNKGSREWDIRCDLAAGYRLIAHFGMDHLIYAHLSARLPGGPRFLLNPYGMMFDEITASSLVVVDPERHAIEDEDESKINSAGFKIHSAIYMNRDDAQCVIHTHTLAGMAVAAQDQGLLPLNQKSMAFYGGIAYHEYEGVAFDLGERERLVRDLGDRDLMILKHHGLLTVGRTVSEAFLNMYHLEHSCRIQIAATQGGQKITLPSDDVVAHTAAQSKHNRLNQSPRPWAALKRRLDRISPDYAT; translated from the coding sequence ATGGCAGCATCGCTCGGCATTGCAGATGAAGAACGCCGGTGCGCGTTTTCGGTTGCCGGGCGACCCGAGATCGACGCTTTGCGCGAAATGTTTGAGGAGGAAAGAGATATGGGTAACAAGGGCTCCCGGGAATGGGACATCCGCTGTGATCTGGCTGCAGGCTACCGGTTGATCGCCCATTTTGGCATGGACCACCTCATCTACGCTCATCTATCGGCGCGCCTGCCTGGCGGACCTCGATTCCTCCTTAATCCCTATGGCATGATGTTCGATGAAATCACGGCCTCGAGCCTCGTCGTCGTCGATCCCGAGCGGCATGCCATCGAGGATGAAGATGAGTCTAAGATAAACAGCGCTGGCTTTAAGATCCATTCCGCCATCTATATGAATCGGGACGACGCCCAGTGCGTCATCCACACGCATACTCTGGCTGGCATGGCGGTGGCCGCGCAGGACCAGGGGCTCCTGCCCTTGAACCAAAAGTCGATGGCATTCTACGGCGGCATTGCTTATCATGAGTATGAAGGCGTAGCGTTCGATCTCGGCGAGCGCGAACGCCTGGTACGTGATCTCGGCGACAGGGACCTCATGATCCTGAAGCACCACGGCTTGCTCACGGTCGGACGCACCGTCTCCGAAGCATTCCTGAACATGTATCACCTGGAGCACTCCTGCCGCATCCAGATCGCAGCTACGCAAGGCGGGCAAAAGATCACTCTACCGTCCGACGACGTTGTCGCGCACACGGCCGCGCAGTCCAAGCACAATCGCCTCAATCAGAGTCCGCGCCCCTGGGCGGCGCTCAAACGCCGCCTCGATCGCATCAGCCCGGACTACGCGACCTGA
- a CDS encoding reverse transcriptase/maturase family protein: MRSHREDAVAGWLQDGAESKGRWIIEGDLASYFDTVHHRLLLKCVRRRIRDLRFIDLLWRILKAGHVDRGLFFAASEGVPQGGVLSPLLSHIMLHEFDCWLEAKYLKKSEEGSLGVELRHPTGSSDHGSREPRVETCRSLLSLCR, encoded by the coding sequence ATGCGTTCGCACCGTGAGGATGCAGTTGCAGGATGGTTGCAGGATGGCGCTGAATCGAAGGGCCGCTGGATCATCGAAGGTGATCTGGCGAGCTACTTCGACACTGTCCATCATCGGCTGCTCCTGAAATGCGTGCGTCGTCGCATCAGGGACCTGCGATTCATTGATCTGCTCTGGCGAATCCTCAAAGCCGGTCACGTTGACCGTGGCTTATTCTTCGCAGCAAGTGAAGGCGTTCCGCAAGGCGGTGTTCTGTCGCCGCTCCTATCCCACATCATGCTCCATGAGTTTGATTGCTGGCTGGAGGCGAAATACCTGAAAAAAAGCGAGGAAGGATCGTTGGGCGTGGAACTTCGGCATCCAACAGGGTCGTCCGATCACGGTTCGAGAGAACCGCGAGTGGAAACCTGCCGTAGCCTATTGTCGCTATGCCGATGA
- a CDS encoding group II intron maturase-specific domain-containing protein translates to MVKGTKAHAEAVREECRAFLEGKLKLTLNMDKTHITHVNDGFVFLGHRIIRKRGSRGRMAVVTTVPKEKAKAFVHRLSKVLSGDHHLAKVDMVDRLNRQLRGWAAFYKYTDFTATTFRHVDHVVFWKMAHWLARKCRSRIKPLMRSWYRAPVAGQAKTWFAHGVSERGHRVGKALHRLVSIPKGQFRWRNPEANPYIFREEPRKTITSRYQDVAMAMGQT, encoded by the coding sequence ATCGTCAAAGGGACGAAGGCCCATGCCGAGGCCGTCCGCGAGGAGTGCCGGGCCTTTCTGGAAGGTAAGCTGAAGTTGACGTTGAATATGGACAAAACCCATATCACTCACGTCAATGACGGCTTCGTCTTTCTGGGGCATCGGATCATTCGTAAGCGGGGATCAAGGGGGCGGATGGCGGTCGTTACGACCGTACCCAAAGAGAAGGCCAAGGCATTCGTGCACAGACTGTCGAAGGTCCTCTCTGGTGACCATCATCTTGCCAAGGTCGATATGGTGGACCGCCTGAACCGCCAACTGCGGGGTTGGGCGGCCTTCTACAAGTACACGGACTTCACTGCGACCACGTTCCGGCACGTCGATCACGTCGTGTTCTGGAAAATGGCGCACTGGCTGGCGAGAAAGTGTCGGAGCCGCATCAAACCATTGATGCGGAGCTGGTATCGAGCACCAGTCGCTGGGCAGGCCAAGACCTGGTTTGCCCACGGGGTCAGTGAACGAGGCCATCGTGTCGGGAAAGCATTGCACCGATTGGTTTCCATCCCAAAGGGGCAGTTCCGATGGAGAAATCCGGAAGCAAATCCCTACATCTTCAGGGAGGAGCCCAGGAAGACCATTACCTCGCGATATCAGGATGTCGCAATGGCCATGGGCCAGACCTGA
- a CDS encoding aminotransferase class III-fold pyridoxal phosphate-dependent enzyme, with protein sequence MAEIRVLPSRTAYSTPGELGVRIVGGEGPYLVDADGTRYLDASCGSGSLVFGHGDEMIIDALHDQSRKLTLFPSRHFSSEIVERYARQLLDFGPPSMSRAITFSSGSDAVEASLKLALQHHFAAKRPQRRKILGRNASYHGNTIAGLGAGGFVARRKPYEGVLAPCAKASHAHCVACEFGLQAQTCALQCAQSIEDAILEEGPENVAAVIVEPIVGAALSAAPPDPRYLPRVWEICRHYDVLLIADEVMTCFDRTGRPFASMHWSVEPDIVICGKAISAGFYPLSALLVNQRVVEGPLARDKYFQNGQTFACSPAGAAVGLAVLDRLADGSVAANATRMGEVLRASLRKELPSELIRRVRGMGLMVGFDINTSAFKNPPALSTGRYSDRFQRAALKRGLVIYASSGSAGSEAGDHAMLLLPLTISEREVQEATASLVAAANDLLETENK encoded by the coding sequence TTGGCAGAGATCCGTGTTCTCCCTTCACGAACCGCCTATTCGACGCCGGGTGAACTTGGCGTGAGAATAGTGGGCGGCGAGGGTCCTTATCTCGTGGACGCCGATGGGACGCGCTATCTTGATGCGTCCTGTGGATCGGGATCTCTCGTCTTCGGTCATGGCGACGAGATGATCATCGACGCGCTTCACGACCAGAGCCGCAAGTTGACGCTTTTCCCTTCACGGCATTTCAGCTCCGAAATCGTCGAGCGTTACGCTCGCCAACTGCTCGATTTCGGTCCGCCGAGCATGTCGCGGGCAATCACTTTCAGCAGCGGTTCCGACGCAGTCGAGGCGTCGCTCAAATTGGCGCTTCAACATCATTTCGCCGCCAAGCGGCCGCAACGACGCAAGATCCTGGGACGCAATGCCTCCTATCATGGAAATACGATCGCTGGGCTCGGCGCGGGAGGGTTCGTCGCGCGCCGGAAGCCTTATGAGGGCGTGCTTGCGCCGTGCGCCAAGGCTTCGCACGCGCATTGTGTCGCGTGCGAGTTCGGACTTCAGGCGCAGACTTGCGCGCTACAATGTGCGCAATCGATCGAGGATGCGATCCTTGAGGAAGGCCCGGAGAATGTCGCAGCGGTGATCGTCGAGCCGATCGTCGGTGCCGCGCTGAGTGCCGCGCCGCCAGACCCGCGATATCTGCCGCGGGTTTGGGAAATCTGCCGCCACTATGATGTACTGCTCATTGCGGATGAAGTTATGACTTGTTTCGACCGTACCGGACGTCCGTTTGCGAGCATGCATTGGAGCGTCGAACCTGACATCGTTATCTGCGGAAAGGCTATCAGCGCTGGTTTTTACCCCCTGTCGGCTCTTCTAGTGAATCAGCGGGTGGTTGAGGGGCCGCTGGCGCGCGACAAGTATTTTCAGAACGGTCAGACATTTGCTTGCAGTCCGGCGGGCGCGGCTGTGGGATTGGCAGTGTTGGATCGATTGGCGGATGGGAGCGTCGCTGCAAACGCGACGCGCATGGGGGAAGTACTGCGAGCTTCGCTCCGCAAGGAGCTGCCGAGCGAACTGATCCGCAGAGTCCGCGGCATGGGATTGATGGTTGGTTTCGACATCAACACCTCCGCATTCAAGAATCCGCCGGCCCTTTCGACCGGTCGCTACAGTGATCGATTTCAGCGAGCAGCGCTCAAACGCGGGTTGGTCATCTACGCCAGTAGTGGTAGCGCTGGAAGTGAAGCAGGCGATCATGCGATGCTACTATTGCCTTTGACGATTTCCGAGCGCGAAGTGCAGGAGGCCACAGCATCGCTTGTGGCCGCGGCAAACGATCTTCTCGAAACTGAGAACAAGTAG
- a CDS encoding IS5 family transposase: MRPKKPETTGEGDLFRARLDQIINLKHELVQLGGKIDWEWIDREIAPLYSDKGRPGIESRFVIGLLLLKYIYGLSDEDVCERWIYDPYFQHFTGFEFFQHEFPHERSDLSHWRKRLGDKLELLLAESLRVAHETGAVRTRDLKRVTVDTTVQPKAITFPTDAKLVHAAIKGLNRLARKHCVRLRQSYLRIAKRAAMMAGRYAHAKQFKRHRGQLRLLRTRLGRLIRDIRRKIVGQPELEAVFELPLSRAAQIRSQEQRQRGYKLYSFHAPEVECIGKGKAAAPYEFGVKASIVTTNGRPPGGQFVLHAKALPGNPYDGHTLGEVIDATETLTGCAIERAYVDKGYRGHNTENPRRVFISGQKRGVFGVIKRELRRRSAIEPVIGHLKTDGHLGRCYLKGRSGDAANVVLTAVGHNLRLVLAWLRLLLCLILNALMRLLAAQAALKCAS; the protein is encoded by the coding sequence ATGCGACCGAAGAAGCCGGAGACGACGGGGGAAGGCGATCTGTTCCGCGCCAGGCTGGATCAGATCATCAACTTGAAGCACGAACTGGTGCAGCTCGGCGGCAAGATCGACTGGGAGTGGATCGATCGCGAGATCGCGCCACTTTACAGCGACAAGGGTCGGCCGGGGATCGAGAGCCGCTTCGTCATCGGGCTCTTGCTACTCAAATACATCTACGGCTTGTCCGACGAGGACGTCTGCGAGCGCTGGATCTATGACCCGTATTTCCAGCACTTCACCGGCTTCGAGTTTTTCCAGCACGAGTTCCCGCACGAGCGCTCCGATCTGAGCCATTGGCGCAAGCGGCTTGGCGACAAGCTGGAACTCTTGCTGGCCGAGAGCTTGAGGGTGGCGCACGAGACCGGTGCGGTGCGGACGCGCGATCTCAAACGGGTGACGGTCGACACCACCGTTCAGCCCAAGGCCATCACCTTCCCGACTGATGCCAAGCTGGTCCATGCGGCGATCAAGGGGCTCAATCGGCTGGCCCGCAAGCACTGCGTGCGGCTGCGGCAGTCCTATCTGCGGATCGCCAAGCGGGCGGCAATGATGGCCGGGCGCTACGCCCACGCCAAACAGTTCAAGCGCCACCGAGGGCAATTGCGCCTGCTGCGAACGCGGCTCGGCCGCCTCATTCGCGACATCCGCCGCAAGATCGTGGGCCAGCCAGAGCTCGAGGCCGTCTTCGAGCTGCCGCTTTCGCGCGCCGCGCAGATCCGCTCCCAGGAGCAGCGCCAGCGCGGATACAAGCTCTATTCTTTCCATGCGCCTGAGGTCGAGTGCATCGGCAAAGGCAAGGCCGCAGCGCCCTATGAGTTCGGCGTCAAGGCCTCCATCGTCACCACCAATGGTCGGCCCCCGGGCGGCCAGTTCGTGCTGCATGCCAAGGCGCTGCCGGGCAATCCGTATGACGGCCACACCCTCGGCGAGGTCATCGACGCCACCGAGACGCTCACCGGCTGTGCGATCGAGCGCGCGTATGTCGACAAGGGCTATCGCGGCCACAACACGGAAAACCCGCGCCGCGTCTTCATCTCCGGTCAGAAGCGTGGCGTCTTCGGTGTCATCAAACGCGAGCTCAGGCGTCGCTCAGCCATTGAGCCCGTGATCGGTCACCTGAAGACCGACGGGCATCTCGGCCGCTGCTACCTCAAAGGCCGCAGCGGCGATGCCGCCAACGTCGTCCTAACCGCCGTTGGCCATAATCTCCGCCTCGTCCTGGCTTGGCTGAGGCTTCTGCTGTGCCTAATCCTGAACGCCTTGATGCGGCTGCTTGCCGCCCAGGCCGCGCTCAAATGCGCTTCTTAA
- a CDS encoding transposase encodes MIESALPTESCIAQIAVVKYADWLPLHRRQAICTRDGVDLERRCRHGCQGRVRIAANGRLCAGEDQGPTRRRCLGMWRDAEDLAVGPGAGRSAFGGSGPPMVAYRFEDRRVGEWVERRGLRHPASRGYAAYNRLARSPRQICGLTLVACFAHVRLQTAK; translated from the coding sequence CTGATCGAGAGCGCCCTTCCTACCGAATCGTGTATCGCTCAGATCGCGGTAGTCAAATATGCGGACTGGCTGCCCCTGCACCGGCGGCAAGCGATCTGCACGCGCGACGGCGTCGATCTCGAACGCAGGTGCCGCCATGGATGCCAAGGCCGCGTGCGAATTGCAGCCAATGGCCGACTATGTGCTGGAGAAGATCAAGGGCCGACGAGACGACGCTGCCTCGGGATGTGGCGAGACGCAGAAGACCTGGCTGTGGGCCCAGGCGCGGGGCGATCGGCCTTTGGCGGCAGCGGCCCGCCGATGGTGGCCTATCGCTTCGAGGACCGCCGCGTCGGCGAATGGGTCGAGCGCCGCGGCTTGCGGCATCCTGCAAGTCGAGGCTATGCCGCCTACAATCGGCTCGCGAGGTCGCCCCGCCAAATATGCGGCTTAACGCTTGTAGCCTGCTTTGCCCACGTCAGGCTGCAGACCGCGAAATGA
- a CDS encoding IS630 family transposase: MNVRYRVELSQIERDELTAMRGGGKHAARKLKRAQILLAADAGSCDAEIVRTVRVSLSSVGRTKRRFVEGNLERALSEEPRPGAERKLTGREEALLVATACAKPPADRKRWTLTLLADTIVKLTDHDSLSGETVRRRLAENDLKPWRRDMWCIPHVDGEYVARMEDVLDLYAEAPDPVRPLVCFDETPVQLIGEVRQPIPAEPGQRERYDYEYRRNGTVNLFVTFDPHRGWRNVKVTDRRADVDYAHCMRELVDIHYPDAACIRVVQDNLSIHTAGALYQAFAPAEARRILRRLEFHYTPKHASWLNMVECEISVLQRQCLGRRIDDPKRLRNEIAAWQRPRNKTRQRIKWMFTTDKARAKLRRAYPTTSKESKPL, encoded by the coding sequence ATGAATGTACGTTATCGGGTCGAATTGAGCCAAATCGAGCGGGACGAACTGACGGCGATGCGCGGCGGCGGCAAGCATGCCGCCCGCAAGCTCAAGCGGGCGCAGATTCTGCTGGCGGCCGATGCCGGTAGTTGCGACGCGGAGATTGTCCGAACCGTCCGGGTCAGCCTGTCCAGCGTCGGCCGGACCAAGCGCCGCTTCGTGGAAGGCAATCTGGAGCGGGCCTTGAGCGAGGAGCCGCGTCCGGGCGCAGAGCGCAAGCTGACCGGCAGGGAGGAGGCCCTGCTGGTGGCGACGGCATGCGCCAAGCCGCCCGCCGACCGCAAACGTTGGACGCTGACGCTGCTGGCCGACACGATCGTCAAGCTCACCGATCATGACAGCCTGTCGGGCGAGACCGTGCGTCGCCGGCTGGCCGAGAACGACCTCAAGCCATGGCGCAGGGACATGTGGTGCATCCCCCATGTCGATGGCGAATACGTCGCCCGCATGGAGGACGTGCTCGACCTCTACGCCGAGGCGCCGGATCCCGTCCGGCCGCTGGTCTGCTTCGACGAGACCCCCGTCCAGCTCATCGGCGAGGTCCGTCAGCCGATTCCAGCCGAGCCGGGACAGCGCGAGCGCTACGATTACGAGTACCGCCGCAACGGCACCGTCAATCTCTTCGTTACCTTCGACCCGCATCGTGGCTGGCGCAACGTCAAGGTTACAGACCGCCGCGCCGACGTGGACTACGCGCACTGCATGCGTGAACTCGTCGACATCCATTATCCCGACGCCGCCTGCATCCGTGTCGTTCAGGACAATCTGTCGATTCATACCGCCGGCGCGCTGTATCAAGCATTTGCGCCTGCCGAGGCCCGTCGCATCCTGCGCCGCCTCGAATTCCACTACACCCCGAAACACGCAAGTTGGCTCAACATGGTCGAGTGCGAGATCAGCGTGCTGCAGCGTCAATGTCTCGGCCGTCGCATCGACGACCCCAAAAGGCTCCGAAACGAGATCGCTGCATGGCAACGGCCGCGAAATAAAACCCGACAACGCATCAAGTGGATGTTCACAACCGACAAAGCCCGCGCCAAACTCCGCCGCGCCTATCCAACGACCTCCAAAGAGTCAAAACCACTGTGA
- a CDS encoding helix-turn-helix domain-containing protein, with protein MSQKSGTRFTEKQGHYLAFIYTYAHMFGRPPAETDMQRHFRVSPPSVHQMIVTLERNGFIRRQPGVPRSIEILLPPENLLILEWLGIKTSKSL; from the coding sequence ATGAGTCAAAAATCAGGCACGCGCTTCACGGAGAAGCAGGGGCACTACCTGGCCTTTATCTACACCTACGCGCACATGTTCGGACGCCCACCCGCCGAAACCGACATGCAGCGCCATTTCCGCGTCAGCCCGCCGTCGGTCCACCAGATGATCGTCACCCTCGAACGAAACGGCTTCATTCGCCGTCAGCCCGGTGTTCCCCGGAGCATCGAGATTCTTTTGCCACCCGAAAACTTGCTCATCCTCGAATGGCTCGGCATCAAAACGTCAAAATCACTGTGA
- the ltrA gene encoding group II intron reverse transcriptase/maturase, whose product METKLEQIAVKARREPNLRFTSLAHHITRDRVQKNLLQIPKRSAAGVDGQTVEAARESFDGWIEPMLQSIHRQGYRAPNIRRVYIPKPGKTEKRPLGVPTVADRALQRSTAAVLSAIYEQDFLPCSFGGRPKLSAHHALATLNEVIAGGMISWVLEADLKNFFGSLDHDWVLRFVEPRLISLIRRWLKAGVLEDGAVHPSEQGTPQGGSISVLLSNLYLHYVLDLWFERVVKGRLRGEARLVRYIDDFVICFQYRSDAIRVQEALRLRLGKFGLTLEPTKTKLVEFGRFAQRHAGKRGRNRPETIYFLGLTLYCTRNQRGNFKVGMRTEKSRLKRSLMSLQELMRRIRHYKISDQADEINVVLRGHYGYYGVAGNLRSLVKVYRVVERYWRKMLCSRSWAGRRLTWDAFHQIKEWTPLLKPKLRLPYGRLQALAVL is encoded by the coding sequence ATGGAAACGAAACTTGAACAAATAGCAGTGAAAGCTCGGCGCGAGCCAAATCTTCGCTTCACCTCGTTGGCCCATCACATCACGCGCGATCGAGTGCAAAAGAATCTATTACAGATTCCGAAGCGCTCCGCCGCCGGGGTGGACGGACAGACGGTGGAGGCGGCGAGGGAGAGCTTCGACGGATGGATCGAGCCGATGCTCCAATCCATCCACCGACAGGGATATCGGGCGCCGAACATTCGGCGTGTCTATATCCCCAAGCCCGGTAAGACGGAGAAGCGCCCCCTCGGGGTTCCAACTGTCGCCGACCGGGCGCTCCAGCGCAGCACGGCTGCGGTGTTGTCCGCCATCTACGAGCAGGACTTCTTGCCCTGCTCGTTCGGCGGCAGGCCGAAGCTCAGCGCCCATCACGCCTTGGCGACCCTCAATGAGGTCATCGCCGGCGGCATGATCAGCTGGGTGTTGGAGGCGGATTTGAAGAACTTCTTCGGGAGTCTCGATCATGATTGGGTCCTCCGGTTTGTCGAACCGCGCCTGATCAGCTTGATCCGGCGCTGGTTGAAAGCGGGTGTCTTGGAAGACGGAGCGGTGCATCCGAGCGAACAAGGAACGCCACAAGGCGGATCGATCAGTGTGCTTTTGAGCAACCTCTACCTTCATTACGTTCTCGACCTCTGGTTCGAACGCGTGGTGAAGGGCCGGTTGCGGGGCGAAGCCCGACTGGTGCGCTATATCGACGACTTTGTGATCTGCTTCCAATATCGATCGGACGCCATCCGCGTACAGGAGGCCTTGCGTCTTCGGTTGGGGAAGTTCGGCCTCACTCTAGAGCCGACCAAGACCAAGTTGGTCGAGTTTGGTCGGTTCGCGCAAAGACACGCGGGCAAACGCGGCAGAAACCGCCCGGAAACAATCTACTTTCTGGGTCTAACGCTCTATTGCACGCGAAACCAACGAGGCAACTTCAAGGTTGGGATGCGTACCGAGAAATCTCGGCTAAAGCGCAGCCTTATGTCTCTGCAGGAGCTGATGCGGCGAATACGGCATTACAAGATCAGTGACCAGGCCGATGAAATCAACGTCGTCCTGCGCGGCCACTATGGCTATTACGGTGTCGCCGGAAATCTCCGGAGCCTCGTAAAAGTCTATCGGGTCGTCGAGCGTTACTGGCGCAAGATGTTGTGCAGCCGCAGCTGGGCGGGTCGTCGCCTCACTTGGGACGCCTTCCACCAAATCAAAGAGTGGACACCGTTGCTGAAACCAAAACTGCGCCTCCCATACGGGAGGCTACAGGCACTAGCAGTGCTGTGA